One window from the genome of Deinococcus apachensis DSM 19763 encodes:
- the cas2e gene encoding type I-E CRISPR-associated endoribonuclease Cas2e encodes MIVMTLEAVPSSLRGELSRWLIEVQPGVYVGNATALVRDLLWDKVVQHVRTGRCTQLYRANNEQGFTIRMHGDPHRTLVTLDGFQLVAVRNARHSELQGEYDPPEDDDKL; translated from the coding sequence ATGATCGTCATGACCCTCGAAGCCGTGCCCTCCAGCCTCCGGGGTGAACTCAGCCGCTGGCTGATCGAAGTTCAACCCGGTGTGTACGTCGGCAACGCCACCGCCCTCGTCCGCGACCTCCTCTGGGACAAGGTCGTGCAACACGTCCGGACCGGGCGCTGCACCCAGTTGTACCGCGCGAACAACGAGCAAGGCTTCACCATCCGGATGCACGGCGACCCCCACCGCACCCTCGTCACCCTCGACGGCTTCCAACTCGTTGCCGTTCGCAACGCCCGTCATTCAGAATTGCAGGGGGAGTACGACCCTCCTGAGGACGATGACAAATTGTGA
- the cas1e gene encoding type I-E CRISPR-associated endonuclease Cas1e: MTGSSIIWHRQNLRELPKFRDGTTYLYLEHTRLEQDGRGVRAYHPEGMLTLPAASLSVLLLGPGCSVSHEAVKALSDTGCSLLWVGEGGVRLYASGIGETRSALRLQQQARLWANPTTRLNVVRQMYTLRFPQGLPEGLTLAQIRGHEGARVRDAYARYSHAYGVRWEQRQYKQSDWGRATPLNKALSAGNACVYGLAHAAILATGYSPALGFIHTGKMLSFVYDLADLYKIEVVLPIAFREAATPGDDLERRVRTGLRDHMTNLRLLERMAADLHHLLGGNSEDPDPTAPGDLWDPEGDVRGGINHA, encoded by the coding sequence GTGACCGGGAGCAGCATCATCTGGCACCGGCAGAACCTTCGTGAACTCCCCAAATTCCGCGACGGCACCACCTACCTGTACCTCGAACACACCCGGCTCGAGCAGGACGGGCGTGGCGTCCGCGCGTACCACCCCGAAGGCATGCTCACTCTTCCCGCCGCCAGCCTCAGCGTTCTCCTCCTCGGCCCCGGCTGCAGCGTCAGCCATGAGGCCGTCAAAGCCCTCTCCGACACCGGCTGCTCCCTGCTGTGGGTCGGGGAGGGCGGGGTGCGCCTCTACGCCAGCGGCATCGGCGAGACCCGCAGCGCCCTGCGCCTCCAGCAACAGGCCCGCCTGTGGGCCAACCCCACCACCCGCCTGAACGTCGTCCGGCAGATGTACACCCTGCGCTTCCCCCAGGGCCTCCCCGAGGGGCTCACCCTCGCCCAGATCCGCGGCCACGAGGGGGCGCGCGTCCGAGACGCCTACGCCCGCTATAGCCACGCCTACGGGGTGCGGTGGGAGCAGCGCCAGTACAAACAAAGCGACTGGGGCCGCGCTACGCCCCTCAACAAAGCCCTCAGCGCCGGAAACGCCTGCGTGTACGGCCTCGCCCACGCCGCCATCCTCGCCACCGGGTACAGCCCCGCCCTCGGCTTCATCCACACCGGCAAGATGCTGTCCTTCGTGTACGACCTCGCCGACCTCTACAAGATCGAGGTCGTCCTCCCCATCGCCTTCCGCGAGGCTGCCACCCCCGGTGACGACCTTGAACGCCGCGTCCGTACCGGCCTGCGCGACCACATGACCAACCTGCGCCTCCTCGAACGCATGGCCGCCGACCTCCACCATCTCCTCGGCGGCAATTCAGAGGACCCCGATCCCACCGCCCCGGGCGACCTCTGGGACCCTGAGGGCGACGTGCGGGGGGGCATCAACCACGCATGA
- the cas6e gene encoding type I-E CRISPR-associated protein Cas6/Cse3/CasE, producing MTTVTTPLHLSRLFLNDRHRHASRDLGSPYALHQTLRWAFPGAGHPDTPLPDGERLLWRQDTTRDPHTDQPTPTLLVQSVTPPDWGALNARDEGYLQGWDVRTLDLTPALMPGRVLHFRLHANVTVRRRDEQGHSARHGLHRPEEQLEWLDRQGGRAGFNLLGADIIRAGRIRTRKGRQLITLHTVTFDGALQVMNPEALGQSIREGLGHAKSLGCGLLSLAP from the coding sequence GTGACGACCGTCACCACCCCCCTACACCTATCGCGATTGTTCCTCAACGACCGGCACCGGCACGCCTCCCGCGACCTGGGCAGCCCCTACGCCCTGCACCAGACGCTCCGCTGGGCCTTCCCCGGTGCCGGGCACCCCGACACGCCCCTCCCCGACGGTGAGCGCCTGCTCTGGCGGCAGGACACTACCCGTGACCCCCACACCGACCAGCCCACCCCCACCCTGCTCGTGCAGAGCGTCACCCCGCCCGACTGGGGCGCCCTGAACGCCCGGGACGAGGGCTACCTGCAGGGCTGGGACGTCCGCACCCTCGATCTCACGCCCGCCCTCATGCCGGGCCGCGTGCTTCATTTCCGGCTCCACGCAAACGTCACCGTCCGGAGGCGCGACGAGCAGGGCCACAGCGCCCGCCATGGCCTGCACCGGCCCGAAGAACAACTCGAGTGGCTGGACCGCCAGGGCGGCCGGGCGGGTTTCAATCTCCTCGGCGCGGACATTATCCGCGCCGGCCGCATCCGCACGCGCAAGGGCCGGCAACTCATCACCCTGCACACCGTGACCTTCGACGGAGCGCTCCAGGTCATGAACCCTGAAGCCCTGGGCCAGTCGATCCGGGAGGGCCTGGGGCACGCCAAGAGCCTAGGCTGCGGCCTCCTCAGCCTCGCGCCGTGA
- the cas5e gene encoding type I-E CRISPR-associated protein Cas5/CasD — MNTLLIPLAGPLQSWGTRSRFDDRDTEAEPSKSGVLGLCAAALGIDRAAPVTHLSALAFGVRVDRPGLLMHDYHTAQLYPGQRGTGTSLTRRAYLSDAAFWAALHGDPALLRDLHAALRNPYWPLSLGRKAFVPSTPLWQPDALRDTELLDALRHAPTLRRPEEDAAPYRLVLDVREVPAPPPHATPGERRDDPVAPFSERRYALRDVLQWAEPLPRLHPAPEVPA, encoded by the coding sequence GTGAACACCCTCCTGATTCCCCTGGCTGGCCCCCTGCAGTCCTGGGGCACCCGCAGCCGCTTCGACGACCGCGACACGGAAGCGGAACCCAGCAAGAGCGGTGTCCTGGGCTTGTGTGCCGCCGCACTGGGCATCGACCGGGCCGCGCCGGTCACGCACCTGAGCGCCCTGGCCTTCGGCGTCCGCGTGGATCGCCCGGGCCTCCTGATGCACGACTACCACACCGCGCAACTGTACCCGGGGCAGCGGGGCACGGGCACCAGCCTCACGCGCCGGGCCTACCTGTCTGACGCGGCGTTCTGGGCAGCCCTGCACGGCGACCCGGCCCTGCTGCGCGACCTGCACGCCGCCCTGCGCAACCCCTACTGGCCGCTCAGCCTGGGCCGCAAGGCGTTCGTCCCCTCCACCCCACTGTGGCAACCGGACGCCCTGCGGGACACCGAGCTGCTGGACGCCCTCCGGCACGCGCCCACCCTGCGCCGCCCGGAAGAGGACGCCGCCCCGTACCGCCTCGTGCTGGACGTCCGGGAGGTTCCCGCCCCACCGCCTCACGCCACACCCGGCGAGCGACGCGACGACCCGGTCGCCCCCTTCAGTGAACGCCGCTACGCCCTGCGGGACGTCCTGCAGTGGGCTGAGCCCCTCCCGCGCCTGCACCCCGCCCCGGAGGTTCCCGCGTGA